CGAGCAATTCTGGCCCATTGCCACGCAAATCGTCGATGTGCTCCACCAGCTTCATCAGCAACGAATTATTCACAAAGACATCAAACCCGCCAACATCCTCATTCAACCCAACACCGGCGAGATTAAGCTTATTGACTTCAGCATTGCCTCCCTGCTCCCCCGCGAAACCCAAGAAATTCAAAATCCCAACATTCTAGAAGGCACTCTCGCTTATATCTCACCCGAACAAACCGGGCGAATGAACCGAGGCATTGACTATCGCAGCGATTTCTACTCCTTGGGAGTCACCTTTTTTGAACTACTGACCGGACAATTACCCTTCCAAGCCGACGAACCGATGGAAATGGTTCATGCCCATATCGCTAAGCCTCCGATTTCCATCTGCGCGTTCAACCCTGAGCTACCCCCCATGCTCAGTGAAATCATTCGCAAACTAATGGCAAAAAATGCCGAAGACCGCTATCAAAGCGCCCTCGGTCTCAAAAACGATTTGCTCAAATGTCAGCAACACGCTCAGCTAGGGAGCCTAGATGTCCGGTTTAACTTAGGTGAGCGGGATATCAATGATCGCTTTTTAATCCCCGAAAAACTCTACGGACGGGAAATCGAAGTACAAACCTTACTCGAAGCCTTTGGTCGGGTCGCCAACGGAGCCTCCGAACTGATGTTAGTCGCCGGATTTTCCGGCATTGGCAAAACCGCCGTCGTCAATGAAGTCCATAAACCCATTGTCCGTTGGCATGGCTACTTCATTAAAGGAAAATACGACCAATTCAACCGTAATCTTCCCTTTAGTGCCTTTGTCCAAGCCTTCCGCGACCTGATGGGACAACTGTTGAGCAGTGATGACACTCAACTACAAGAGTGGAAAGCCCATATCCTGAGTGCCGTCGGTGACAATGGTCAGGTACTGGTCGAAGTCATTCCCGAACTGCAACAGGTCATCGGTCCCCAACCCCCCGTTCCCGAACTCTCCGGTAGCGCCGCGCAGAACCGTTTCAATCTGCTGTTCCAGAAATTCATCACCATCTTCACCACCGCCAAGCATCCCCTCGTTATTTTCCTCGATGATTTGCAGTGGGCAGATTCTGCCTCTCTAAACTTGCTGAAGCTGCTGCTCACCGAACGAGATCGTGGTTATCTGTTCATTATCGGAGCCTATCGAGATAACGAAGTCTTCCCGACCCATCCCTTGATGCTAATGCTCGACGAGGTGAAAAAAGCCCAAACCCAGATCCATACCCTCACCCTCGAACCCCTCAGCCCAAGAGATGTAAATCAGTTAACCGCAGATACCCTCGGTTGCGCTGTGGAACTGGCTCAACCGCTGTCTGAGTTACTCTATCAAAAAACCAAAGGCAATCCTTTCTTCCTGACCCAATTCCTCAAAGCCCTCCATGAGGACGGCTATATTTGCTTCGACTCCCACACCGGACATTGGCAGTGTGACCTAACAACCGTCAAGTTACTCACCCTCACCGATGATGTCGTCGAGTTCATGGCGCTTCAGTTACAAAAATTGCCACCAGCTACCCAAACAGCTTTGAAACAAGCCGCTTGCATTGGTGCTCAGTTCGATTTAGCGACCTTGGCAATTGTCAATCAGCGCTCGCCCGAAGAGACCGCCATTGACCTCTGGAAAGCACTGCAAGAAGGCGTAATTTTACCGATCACCGAAGTTTATAAATTTTATCAACCCTCCGAGCTGAAGGTCGCAGAAGTTAACGCTTCAGCAACATTTAACTGTTCCTATCGCTTTCTCCACGACCGCGTTCAGCAAGCCGCCTATTCCCTGATCCCGAACGAGCAAAAGCAGACGACCCATTACCAGATTGGACAACTGCTGCTGCAACAAGTTTCCCCCGCCGCTCGAGAAGAACGGATTTTTGAAATCATCAATCAGTTGAACTATGGCACCACCCTGCTGGACACTCAACCCGAAAGAGATGAACTGGCCCAACTCAACCTCATCGCTTGTCGCAAAGCCAGACTGGCAACCGCCTACCAAGCCGCTCGCGAGTATGCCACCGTTGGGCTACAAATGCTGGGTACAGACGCTTGGCAACGGCAGTACGAGATAACCCTAGCCCTGCATGATTTAGCAGCGGAGGTGGCTTTTTTAGCGGGGGCTTTTGAGCAGATGGAGCAGTGGATTGAAGCGGTGATAACGCACACGAAAACGCCGTTAGAACAGGTCCCCGTTTATCAAGTTAGAATTCAGGCGTTAGTGGCTCGCAATCAATTTGTCGAGGCAATTGCCATCGGTCAATCGGTGTTTCGGATGTTGGGGGTGAACCTACCCGATGAACCTACCTTAGAGGATATTCGCCTGTTGAAGGAGGAAATCGATGCCTTAATTGAGGGTCGCGCCATTGAGTCATTCATACACCTGCCGCCGATGAGCGACCCCCAACAGCTGGCGATTATGCAAAATGCGGCACGGCTAACCCCGGTCTGTTATATGTCCGGTACCAAGCTGTATTTTCTGGTTGTGGCACTTCAGGTTAGGTTATCGATTCAATTTGGCAATAGTCCGGTTTCGGCGTATTGCTATGCGGGTTATGCCTTCCAGCTGAGAACGCTGTGGTCAGACATGAGTAAGGTGCCTCAGTTTGGACAGTTAGGATACCAACTCGCTTCGGAGCCGGATGCCAAAAATATTCGACCGGCAACGGCTTTGTTGATTGGGGCCTATGTGGGTCATTGGACAACGCCGCTGCAAGACTCGCTACCGATTCTTCTTGATGGTTATCAAGCGGGATTGGAAACGGGGAATTTAGAATTTATGGGGTACGATGCCCAGTTGTACTGTTTTAATGCCTATTGGTGCGGTCAACCCCTGACGGAACTCGAACCCCAAATTCGCGCTTATTACAACCAATTGTGCGACCTCAACCAAGTAACGGCGGCTAACTGTGTGTTGGCTTATTGGCAAGCGGCGCAAATTCTGTTGGGTCAGTCTGAGGAGGAGATTCCGTTACGCCACGATGCCTATGAACAGAAAGTTTTGGCTGAGGCTAAAGTTGATTTTTACCGCTTATCTTTCTTTTATTTGTATCGATTTACGTTGAATTACTGGCTGGAAGATTTTGCTCAAGCTGAACATGATGCGGCTCAAACCCGACAGTATCTAGCTGGCGGGATGGGAAGTGTGGTGGAGCCGGTATTCTATTTTTATGATTCGCTGACGGTGCTGGCGACGGTTGAGCAATCGATGCCGCAGTCGGATCCACGATGGCAGCGAATGGAAGAAAATCAAGCCAAGCTCAAAGAGTGGGCGGAGTATGGCCCGATGAATTACTTGCATAAATACCATCTGGTTGAAGCTGAAAAACATCGTGTTCTTAATTGCAAAACTGAAGCTTTAGAACTTTATGACTTGGCAATATCGGGTGCTAAAAATAATGGCTACTCTCAGGAAGCCGCCCTTGCTAATGAACTGGCAGCAAAATTCTATCTGAATTGGAACAAAGACCGGATCGCTCAAGCTTACCTGATTGAAGCCTACTATGGCTATGCTCGCTGGGGAGCGAAAGCTAAACTCGCCGAGTTGGAAACTCACTATCCTCAACTGCTGGCTCCTATTCTGCAACAAGCCCAGACATCACTCTCTATTGACGAAACCTTATTTGCCACTGGAACGGTCACCGCGACGAGTGCTTCCTCCACCAGTCTGTCTGATACATTAGATCTGGTTGCCATCCTCAAAGCGTCCCAAACGCTTTCTGGAGAAATAGAGCTTGAACACTTAATTGGAACTCTGTTACTGACGGTAATGCAAACTTCAGGGGCGACGCAGTGC
Above is a genomic segment from Leptolyngbyaceae cyanobacterium containing:
- a CDS encoding AAA family ATPase yields the protein MTTLAKQFPKISGYTLVEQLYLGSRTAVYRGLEQLQQGPVVIKTLRHEYPSFSELVQFRNQYAIAKNLPISGIVQPRSLEPYGNGYALVMVDIGGISLRHYIQASPLTIEQFWPIATQIVDVLHQLHQQRIIHKDIKPANILIQPNTGEIKLIDFSIASLLPRETQEIQNPNILEGTLAYISPEQTGRMNRGIDYRSDFYSLGVTFFELLTGQLPFQADEPMEMVHAHIAKPPISICAFNPELPPMLSEIIRKLMAKNAEDRYQSALGLKNDLLKCQQHAQLGSLDVRFNLGERDINDRFLIPEKLYGREIEVQTLLEAFGRVANGASELMLVAGFSGIGKTAVVNEVHKPIVRWHGYFIKGKYDQFNRNLPFSAFVQAFRDLMGQLLSSDDTQLQEWKAHILSAVGDNGQVLVEVIPELQQVIGPQPPVPELSGSAAQNRFNLLFQKFITIFTTAKHPLVIFLDDLQWADSASLNLLKLLLTERDRGYLFIIGAYRDNEVFPTHPLMLMLDEVKKAQTQIHTLTLEPLSPRDVNQLTADTLGCAVELAQPLSELLYQKTKGNPFFLTQFLKALHEDGYICFDSHTGHWQCDLTTVKLLTLTDDVVEFMALQLQKLPPATQTALKQAACIGAQFDLATLAIVNQRSPEETAIDLWKALQEGVILPITEVYKFYQPSELKVAEVNASATFNCSYRFLHDRVQQAAYSLIPNEQKQTTHYQIGQLLLQQVSPAAREERIFEIINQLNYGTTLLDTQPERDELAQLNLIACRKARLATAYQAAREYATVGLQMLGTDAWQRQYEITLALHDLAAEVAFLAGAFEQMEQWIEAVITHTKTPLEQVPVYQVRIQALVARNQFVEAIAIGQSVFRMLGVNLPDEPTLEDIRLLKEEIDALIEGRAIESFIHLPPMSDPQQLAIMQNAARLTPVCYMSGTKLYFLVVALQVRLSIQFGNSPVSAYCYAGYAFQLRTLWSDMSKVPQFGQLGYQLASEPDAKNIRPATALLIGAYVGHWTTPLQDSLPILLDGYQAGLETGNLEFMGYDAQLYCFNAYWCGQPLTELEPQIRAYYNQLCDLNQVTAANCVLAYWQAAQILLGQSEEEIPLRHDAYEQKVLAEAKVDFYRLSFFYLYRFTLNYWLEDFAQAEHDAAQTRQYLAGGMGSVVEPVFYFYDSLTVLATVEQSMPQSDPRWQRMEENQAKLKEWAEYGPMNYLHKYHLVEAEKHRVLNCKTEALELYDLAISGAKNNGYSQEAALANELAAKFYLNWNKDRIAQAYLIEAYYGYARWGAKAKLAELETHYPQLLAPILQQAQTSLSIDETLFATGTVTATSASSTSLSDTLDLVAILKASQTLSGEIELEHLIGTLLLTVMQTSGATQCALMLREEQTFTVQARAKLTESRQIETQILHPSQSLIESGIVPISLVTKVKRSLQPAVISNAMQEALLISDAYIQNQQPKSLLCSPILQQGKLLGIVYLENNLATGAFTRDRVEVLNLLCAQAAISLENARLYRQAQDYAQQLEESQLQIVQSEKMATLGNLVAGVAHEINNPVGFLNGSINNAKDYVKYLCEYLHTYQQHQPPTGLVAELAEEIDLEFLLEDLPKLIGSMQGATDRIKGISTSLRTFSRADKEHKVKANLHDGLDSTLLILKYRLKANENRPAIQLIRNYGDIPEIECFPGQLNQVFMNILANAIDMFDEMAQQTNFKALENHPQQITIQTALSSEQKAVEIRIRDNGKGMNKEVKSKIFDHLFTTKEVGKGTGLGLALARQIVVEKHEGQLEVQSDWGQGAEFFISLPVWG